One window of Leifsonia sp. AK011 genomic DNA carries:
- a CDS encoding phospho-sugar mutase, producing the protein MSADELLEHAKAWAAQDPDATTREQLEAAIVAAEAGDAVAGAQLRDWFGSRLEFGTSGLRGELGPGPNRMNRVLVAQAAAGLAAFLLHREPSPSVVIGYDARTNSEVFARDTAVIMAGAGVHTILLPRHLPTPVLAFAVRHLDVSAGVMVTASHNPARDNGYKVYLGGLDHGSLIVPPADADIARAIHQVAHAPISELPRSTDFVLADESVIDEYVRRTAAIASVASPLRIAYTPMHGVGWETARAVFEAAGFGIPEIVAAQAEPDPAFPTVAFPNPEEPGAMDLVMALGESSDADIVVANDPDADRLAIAIPTATGWRRLTGNEIGWLLGWRAAERAGKDGVLAASIVSSPALGEVAVAYHLEHVETLTGFKWISRAPGLSFGYEEALGYLVDPAKIRDKDGISAAVDFLSLASELKAAGTTVEQHLLAFAEKFGGFASGQISVRVSDLADIGRMMAALRSAPPSHIGSLAVASIDDFIDGFGPYPPGDILRIHLENGARVIVRPSGTEPKLKVYLDASSNEGDGAARIAAAEAVITELDAGMHTLLGV; encoded by the coding sequence GTGAGTGCCGACGAGCTGCTCGAGCACGCCAAGGCGTGGGCCGCGCAGGATCCGGATGCCACGACCCGCGAGCAACTCGAGGCTGCGATCGTCGCGGCCGAGGCGGGCGACGCCGTCGCTGGGGCCCAGCTCCGTGACTGGTTCGGCTCCCGCCTGGAGTTCGGCACCTCTGGCCTCCGCGGCGAGCTCGGTCCCGGCCCGAACCGGATGAACCGTGTTCTCGTCGCGCAGGCCGCCGCTGGTCTCGCCGCCTTCCTGCTCCACCGCGAGCCGAGCCCGAGCGTCGTGATCGGTTACGACGCACGAACCAACTCCGAGGTCTTCGCGCGCGACACAGCCGTCATCATGGCGGGCGCCGGGGTGCACACCATCCTTCTGCCCCGTCACCTCCCCACCCCCGTGCTCGCGTTCGCCGTGCGCCACCTCGACGTGAGCGCGGGCGTCATGGTCACCGCGTCGCACAATCCCGCACGGGACAACGGCTACAAGGTCTACCTGGGTGGGCTCGATCACGGCTCCCTCATCGTGCCGCCCGCCGATGCCGACATCGCCCGGGCAATCCACCAGGTTGCCCATGCGCCCATCTCGGAGCTTCCGCGCTCCACCGACTTCGTGCTCGCTGACGAGTCCGTCATCGACGAGTACGTGCGGCGAACCGCGGCGATCGCGAGCGTCGCAAGCCCCCTGCGCATTGCCTACACCCCCATGCACGGCGTCGGGTGGGAGACGGCCCGCGCGGTCTTCGAGGCCGCGGGATTCGGCATCCCGGAGATCGTCGCAGCGCAAGCGGAGCCTGACCCTGCGTTCCCTACGGTTGCCTTCCCCAACCCCGAGGAGCCCGGTGCCATGGATCTCGTGATGGCGCTCGGCGAGTCATCCGACGCGGACATCGTTGTGGCCAATGACCCCGATGCCGACCGTCTCGCGATCGCGATCCCCACAGCGACCGGCTGGCGCCGCCTTACCGGCAACGAGATCGGGTGGCTACTCGGGTGGCGCGCCGCAGAACGCGCGGGCAAGGACGGTGTTCTTGCCGCATCCATCGTCTCCTCCCCTGCTCTCGGCGAGGTCGCCGTCGCCTACCACCTCGAGCACGTCGAGACCCTCACGGGATTCAAGTGGATCTCTCGCGCTCCCGGCCTGAGCTTCGGCTACGAGGAGGCACTCGGCTACCTCGTTGACCCCGCCAAGATCCGCGACAAGGACGGCATCTCGGCCGCGGTCGACTTCCTCTCCCTCGCATCCGAGCTGAAGGCCGCGGGAACAACCGTCGAGCAGCACCTGCTCGCGTTCGCCGAGAAGTTCGGCGGCTTCGCCTCTGGTCAGATCTCGGTCCGCGTCTCCGACCTCGCCGACATCGGGCGGATGATGGCGGCCCTCCGCTCGGCACCCCCGAGCCACATCGGCAGCCTGGCCGTCGCGAGCATCGATGACTTCATCGACGGGTTCGGTCCGTACCCGCCCGGCGACATCCTGCGCATCCACCTCGAGAACGGCGCGCGCGTCATCGTGCGCCCGAGCGGAACCGAGCCGAAGCTCAAGGTCTACCTCGATGCGAGCTCCAACGAGGGTGACGGTGCTGCGCGGATCGCGGCAGCGGAGGCCGTGATCACCGAACTCGACGCGGGGATGCACACGCTCCTCGGGGTCTGA
- a CDS encoding PTS sugar transporter subunit IIB: MKIVTICGAGIGSSGILRVNAERVLRKLRIEADVVAADVTTIAQVAADAQVILTSAEFVEAIGSTYADVIVIENYFDTAELTDKLEAALG; encoded by the coding sequence ATGAAGATCGTCACGATCTGTGGCGCGGGCATCGGCAGCTCGGGCATCCTCCGGGTCAACGCCGAGCGGGTGCTGCGCAAGCTCCGCATCGAGGCGGACGTCGTGGCGGCGGATGTCACGACCATCGCACAGGTCGCGGCCGACGCCCAGGTCATCCTCACCTCCGCTGAGTTCGTCGAGGCGATCGGCTCGACCTACGCCGACGTCATCGTGATAGAGAACTACTTCGACACGGCGGAGCTCACGGACAAGCTCGAGGCCGCGCTGGGCTGA
- a CDS encoding PTS sugar transporter subunit IIA encodes MALPPLPESAIVIGAEVATWRDAVTVAADALAASGAARPAYAQEMIRMIEEHGPYVVIAPGLALAHARPGPEVLTDGLAIVTLREPVRFGHPHNDPVRVVLGLAITDPGTHLGAVASLANVFNDSSAIADLAAATTAAEVRTIMGVA; translated from the coding sequence ATGGCACTGCCCCCACTCCCGGAGTCCGCCATCGTCATCGGTGCCGAGGTCGCTACCTGGCGCGATGCGGTGACGGTTGCCGCCGACGCCCTCGCGGCATCCGGCGCCGCTCGCCCCGCGTACGCGCAGGAGATGATCCGCATGATCGAAGAGCACGGCCCCTACGTCGTGATCGCGCCGGGTCTCGCCCTCGCCCACGCCCGTCCGGGGCCCGAGGTTCTCACCGATGGGCTCGCGATTGTCACGCTGCGCGAACCGGTACGGTTCGGGCATCCGCACAACGACCCGGTTCGCGTCGTGCTCGGGCTTGCGATCACCGATCCAGGCACGCACCTCGGTGCCGTCGCGAGCCTCGCCAACGTCTTCAACGACAGCTCGGCGATCGCGGATCTCGCCGCGGCGACGACCGCGGCAGAGGTGCGAACCATCATGGGTGTCGCATGA
- a CDS encoding adenosine deaminase, which translates to MNPAAAEFLMPGGGASITALPKVSLHDHLDGGLRPQTIIDLGSEIGLELPATTADELGEWFAEKSDSGSLVEYLKTFDLTTAVMQTHDGLVRVAREFVQDLAADGVIYGEIRWAPEQHVARGLTLDQTVEAVQEGLDAGVADAAASGHGIRVGQLVSAMRHADRGLEIAELAKRHFGNGVVGFDIAGAEAGFPAGNLRDAFDYLAHNFIPATVHAGEADGIESIRGALFDGRALRLGHGVRLAEDVQTAREDDENTYVTLGPVAQWVKDREIALELSPSSNLQTGAIEQWGDELIDHPFDLLYQLGFRVTVNTDNRLMSATSLSRELYLLAETFGYDLTDLAVFQLNAAAAAFLPLEDREALADTIVAAFDEAR; encoded by the coding sequence ATGAACCCCGCTGCTGCCGAATTCCTGATGCCCGGGGGAGGAGCAAGCATCACCGCGCTCCCGAAGGTCTCCCTGCACGACCACCTCGACGGTGGGTTGCGGCCGCAGACCATCATCGATCTCGGGAGCGAGATCGGCCTCGAGCTTCCCGCCACCACGGCCGACGAACTCGGAGAGTGGTTCGCCGAGAAGAGCGATTCCGGCTCGCTCGTGGAGTACCTCAAGACCTTCGACCTCACGACGGCCGTGATGCAGACCCATGACGGTCTCGTGCGTGTCGCGCGTGAGTTCGTGCAGGATCTGGCCGCAGACGGCGTGATCTACGGCGAGATCCGCTGGGCTCCCGAGCAGCACGTCGCCCGTGGTCTCACGCTCGACCAGACCGTCGAGGCCGTGCAGGAGGGCCTGGACGCGGGAGTGGCGGATGCCGCGGCCAGCGGCCATGGCATCCGTGTCGGCCAGCTCGTCAGCGCGATGCGCCACGCGGACCGCGGCCTCGAGATCGCGGAACTCGCGAAGCGTCACTTCGGCAACGGCGTCGTCGGATTCGACATCGCGGGTGCCGAGGCGGGCTTCCCCGCTGGCAACCTCCGGGACGCCTTCGACTACCTCGCCCACAACTTCATCCCCGCCACCGTGCACGCTGGTGAGGCTGACGGCATCGAGAGCATCCGCGGTGCGCTCTTCGACGGCCGCGCGCTGCGCCTCGGCCACGGCGTGCGTCTGGCCGAAGACGTGCAGACGGCCCGCGAGGACGACGAGAACACCTACGTCACGCTCGGCCCGGTCGCGCAGTGGGTGAAGGATCGCGAGATCGCCCTCGAGCTCTCCCCGTCGTCGAACCTGCAGACCGGCGCGATCGAGCAGTGGGGCGATGAACTCATCGATCACCCCTTCGACCTGCTCTACCAGCTCGGCTTCCGCGTGACCGTCAACACCGACAACCGCCTCATGAGCGCGACGTCGCTCAGTCGCGAGCTCTACCTGCTCGCGGAGACCTTCGGCTACGACCTCACCGACCTCGCCGTCTTCCAGCTCAACGCTGCAGCAGCCGCGTTCCTCCCGCTTGAGGACCGCGAGGCGCTCGCCGACACGATCGTTGCCGCCTTCGACGAGGCCCGGTAA
- a CDS encoding IclR family transcriptional regulator has product MAEQPSTYQAPALDKGLDILELLADQPGELSQSEIADGVGRSVGQVFRVLATLERRGYIVRDAQSGLYSSSMKLFDLAHRNPPLRGLIAVASAPMRDLAESTRQSCNLSVLDAGRVRVIAQVESPADFGYRVRVGAEFAVEETATGRALTMGETVVRPDPLQAGITDVVVPVSDASGTIAALTVPYVATTFSAIPAEDVVAAATRAGAAISRLLQGEPR; this is encoded by the coding sequence ATGGCCGAGCAGCCCTCCACGTACCAGGCCCCTGCCCTCGACAAGGGCCTTGACATTCTCGAGCTGCTCGCCGACCAGCCGGGCGAGCTCAGCCAGTCCGAGATCGCGGACGGTGTGGGCCGCAGCGTGGGGCAGGTCTTCCGCGTGCTGGCGACCCTCGAACGGCGCGGGTACATCGTGCGGGACGCGCAGTCCGGCCTGTACTCGTCGTCCATGAAGCTCTTCGACCTCGCGCACCGCAACCCGCCACTGCGGGGGCTCATCGCCGTGGCATCCGCCCCCATGCGTGACCTCGCCGAATCCACGCGGCAGTCGTGCAATCTGAGCGTGCTCGATGCTGGCCGCGTGCGCGTGATCGCACAGGTGGAGAGCCCCGCGGACTTCGGCTACCGGGTGCGGGTCGGCGCGGAGTTCGCGGTGGAGGAGACGGCGACGGGCAGGGCGCTTACGATGGGCGAGACCGTGGTGCGGCCCGACCCGCTCCAGGCCGGGATCACCGATGTCGTGGTGCCGGTCAGCGATGCATCCGGCACGATCGCCGCCCTCACGGTGCCGTACGTCGCCACGACGTTCAGCGCGATTCCCGCCGAGGACGTCGTCGCCGCTGCCACTCGGGCGGGGGCCGCGATCTCACGCCTATTGCAGGGCGAACCCCGGTAG
- a CDS encoding adenosylhomocysteinase, which translates to MTDLSSTELSARGAARVEWIRSRMPLLARTREDFGSSRPFAGHLIGMSLHVEPKTAVLLETLAAGGAEIVATGNHGSTQDDIVAYLRDLGMTVHGRRDDSLEQHHENVAAVAAARPDILLDNGADLAALAAGAGEDWRIIGGTEETTSGGLRLRSQLEGRIPFPVIVINDSLLKAIGENRHAVGQSVVESFMRITNLMVPGRRFVVAGYGWCGSGVAHYLRALGGKVAVAEIDELKAFEAAMDGYRVAPLEDLAEWGEVFITATGHPGVLTEPFFERVADGAVLANCGHFPWEIDVPALRAYSTGATVLDEAIERIDLPGGRHVILLADGRMFNLAGREPKGNSLESMDLGFLLQSLSLERVATAPESLLPGAQPVPDVLDREIARRMLAAMAAHR; encoded by the coding sequence ATGACAGATCTCAGCAGCACCGAGCTCAGCGCACGCGGTGCCGCCCGCGTCGAGTGGATCCGGTCGCGGATGCCACTGCTCGCGAGAACCCGCGAGGACTTCGGGTCATCCCGTCCCTTCGCGGGCCACCTCATCGGCATGTCTCTTCACGTCGAACCCAAGACGGCGGTGCTTCTCGAGACCCTCGCCGCGGGAGGTGCGGAGATCGTCGCCACGGGCAACCACGGCTCCACGCAGGACGACATCGTCGCCTACCTGCGCGACCTCGGCATGACCGTCCACGGGCGGCGTGACGACAGCCTCGAGCAGCACCACGAGAACGTGGCAGCCGTGGCAGCAGCGCGCCCCGACATCCTTCTCGACAACGGCGCGGATCTCGCGGCGCTCGCCGCTGGTGCAGGCGAGGACTGGCGCATCATCGGCGGTACCGAGGAGACGACCTCGGGCGGTTTGCGCCTGCGCTCCCAGCTCGAGGGTCGCATCCCGTTCCCGGTCATCGTCATCAATGACAGTCTCCTCAAGGCGATCGGCGAGAACCGCCACGCGGTCGGCCAGTCGGTCGTCGAGAGCTTCATGCGCATCACCAACCTCATGGTGCCGGGCAGGCGTTTCGTCGTCGCGGGCTACGGATGGTGCGGCAGCGGTGTCGCGCACTACCTCCGCGCTCTCGGTGGCAAGGTGGCCGTCGCGGAGATCGACGAACTCAAGGCGTTCGAGGCCGCGATGGACGGCTATCGCGTCGCGCCCCTCGAGGATCTCGCCGAGTGGGGAGAGGTCTTCATCACGGCGACGGGTCACCCCGGCGTGCTCACCGAGCCGTTCTTCGAGCGGGTCGCGGATGGCGCCGTGCTCGCCAACTGCGGCCACTTCCCCTGGGAGATCGACGTGCCGGCGCTGCGTGCCTACTCGACGGGCGCGACGGTGCTCGACGAGGCGATCGAGCGCATCGATCTCCCGGGCGGGCGCCACGTCATCCTCCTCGCCGATGGCCGCATGTTTAACCTCGCGGGCCGCGAACCGAAGGGCAACTCCCTCGAATCGATGGACCTCGGCTTCCTCCTCCAGTCCCTCTCCCTCGAGCGCGTCGCCACCGCACCCGAGTCGCTCCTCCCGGGCGCCCAGCCCGTGCCCGACGTCCTCGACCGCGAGATCGCGAGACGGATGCTCGCCGCGATGGCCGCGCACCGCTGA